From Pseudovibrio sp. Tun.PSC04-5.I4, a single genomic window includes:
- the flgD gene encoding flagellar hook assembly protein FlgD: MSVAPVAGADASQKSEPKFKPQGSEQSYLDYNAFLMLFMESLKSQDPTDPLKTAEYMGQLAQFSAVEQSTKTNQNLTSMLQQQSINQANNLIGATIKVPSADGSETATGIIKSIQILTDGSIATLEDGTKVALVPGIEISRPPATTDPKTPPADESTDA; encoded by the coding sequence ATGAGTGTTGCACCTGTTGCGGGAGCTGATGCTTCCCAAAAAAGTGAGCCGAAGTTTAAGCCACAGGGCAGTGAGCAGTCCTATCTGGATTACAATGCGTTCCTCATGCTTTTTATGGAATCTCTGAAGAGCCAGGATCCGACTGATCCCCTTAAAACAGCTGAGTATATGGGGCAGTTGGCGCAGTTCTCTGCTGTTGAGCAATCGACAAAGACCAACCAAAATCTGACTTCAATGTTGCAACAACAGTCTATCAATCAGGCGAATAACCTGATTGGCGCGACCATTAAGGTACCAAGTGCTGATGGGTCAGAAACTGCTACTGGTATTATCAAGTCTATTCAAATTCTGACTGACGGGTCTATTGCCACATTGGAAGATGGCACAAAAGTTGCGTTGGTACCTGGAATTGAGATCTCCCGACCTCCAGCAACGACGGATCCGAAAACTCCTCCTGCAGATGAGTCTACGGATGCCTAA
- the fliQ gene encoding flagellar biosynthesis protein FliQ, translating to MNEADALDIVRMAIWTVIAATGPAVAAAMCVGLIIALFQALTQIQEMTLTFIPKIVVIFIFLAMTGPYIGSQIFTFSEMVYGRIENGF from the coding sequence ATGAATGAGGCAGACGCCTTAGATATCGTCCGTATGGCCATATGGACTGTGATTGCAGCGACGGGACCTGCCGTCGCTGCTGCAATGTGCGTTGGGTTGATTATCGCCTTGTTTCAAGCGCTCACCCAAATTCAGGAAATGACGCTAACGTTCATTCCTAAGATCGTGGTGATCTTTATATTTCTCGCCATGACTGGCCCGTATATCGGATCACAGATATTCACGTTCTCTGAGATGGTGTATGGGCGCATTGAGAATGGCTTTTAG
- a CDS encoding flagellar biosynthesis repressor FlbT yields the protein MRLHLKAGEKVFINGAVLSFEQKTSVNLLNDASFLLEAYVMQPEDTTTPLRQLYFYIQTALIDPKTELDSLQRALLMLASIRKVVENDDILTGLEEVEGKIKKRRYFDAIRALKKLFEIELAIWSDNQNMGEGEAASASAA from the coding sequence ATGCGTTTACACCTAAAGGCAGGTGAAAAAGTTTTCATCAATGGTGCGGTGCTTTCTTTTGAGCAAAAAACATCTGTGAATCTTTTGAATGACGCGAGTTTTCTTTTGGAAGCCTACGTTATGCAGCCAGAGGATACGACTACGCCTCTTCGTCAGCTGTATTTTTATATTCAAACAGCGCTTATCGATCCCAAAACAGAACTCGATAGTTTGCAGCGGGCCCTATTGATGTTGGCGTCTATCCGCAAGGTTGTCGAGAATGATGACATTCTGACTGGCCTTGAGGAGGTTGAAGGTAAGATCAAGAAGAGAAGGTATTTCGATGCCATCCGTGCGTTGAAAAAACTGTTCGAAATTGAATTGGCGATCTGGTCAGACAACCAGAACATGGGTGAGGGCGAAGCTGCCAGCGCTTCTGCTGCTTAA
- the flaF gene encoding flagellar biosynthesis regulator FlaF: MSYAEALEDSSYDRRGQEREVFSLVIAQLNAAKEAGVASPEASQALMSVYRLWSILIEDLGNAENALPAELRADLISIGLWCVKQADLVRAGESDDFQGLIEINEVVRNGLG, from the coding sequence ATGTCCTACGCAGAAGCGCTTGAGGATTCCTCTTACGATAGAAGAGGGCAGGAGCGAGAGGTATTTTCTCTTGTAATTGCTCAGTTGAATGCGGCTAAGGAGGCTGGTGTTGCTTCACCAGAAGCATCTCAAGCTCTGATGTCAGTGTATAGACTCTGGAGTATACTGATCGAGGATCTTGGAAACGCTGAAAATGCACTACCAGCGGAGCTTAGGGCAGATTTGATCTCGATTGGTCTTTGGTGCGTGAAACAAGCTGATCTAGTTCGGGCAGGCGAGTCAGATGACTTTCAGGGCCTGATCGAGATCAACGAAGTCGTTCGAAATGGTTTGGGCTAA